DNA sequence from the Dunckerocampus dactyliophorus isolate RoL2022-P2 chromosome 4, RoL_Ddac_1.1, whole genome shotgun sequence genome:
AATGTCTCACAATGTCGCattgtctcatattttagtcgcaGTTtggagcagtggcggagccagaaatttttcattggggtggccaaggtgagaccattactcacataggggtggcaataagttgacacCTGAAATTGTGtacatggccagtggggtggccggagagtgacaaGGGGTGGTcacggccaccactggccaccccgtagctccgccactgcttttagagcaattaatagccgcgcagtgtgccgaggatatgttttcaatgcatagtttctggattctgctcccgatcatggcggccaaacccccGCAGTGCATAATACGGgagtggatgccgatcggcactcctgttttaacactagactccttggtttacattcccactcatgctgctacagagagcttccaatatTAACAGGTGTATGtactgaatcacgcttcagaattcaaagtcaacatactgagaacttgaccggaaccgaccaaagtaatcatggtaatggttgaagtttatttgaacatgcatacaagttacaacggaatacatcacatacttcataatcatggaaaacttacctaccacttgcagttcatgcaagacgagGTTTTATTagcagctcctccacacggaatgttgtgtgctgcagtgaaatgcatccaagcAGAAATGGCGGTTAAGCcaaactaatgttctgcaccacagcgCCGCGTTTGttaaaattgtcccccagccctgggggtggccggagagtgactaAGGGTGGTCATGACCGTAGCTCTGCCACTGGTTTGGAGTCCTGATAGTATTGCCCCTTGAGAAGAAATGTGAGGGATTTTCTCActattgtgacatactgtagattAATATCTAACATATACAATTGTCCTGGTTGCAAATTAGTTTGTCGGTTGTTTCAGCGCATATCtatgtcatttatttaatttatagtCATTTCTTTCCACTATTCCTTCCCCAGATCCTCCTCTGCTCAGTGATTTTTTGTGTGAGACTCATGATTTGACGTCCGCCGTGTGCCAGTGGAAGGAAGTGCGAGACACCCGATTGTACAGAAAGCGGGGAACAATCTTCTCACTAAACAACAGGTACTTCAATGCAGTCGTGCACACCAACGTCATATCTGTTCATTTAGAGGGAGAAGAGCCAGCCAGCTCTTGTCTAATATGAGGACTTTTTACTTGAAGGAAATGTGCGGAGGCCACCGTGCAAGAATGGTTCAGGATGTGTAGTGTGGCACAATGGGAGGGTAACTGGACGCTGGAAGCTGTGAATCCTTTGGGCGTCTATCGCATGTCGGACTCTGCTGAAATCTGGCACAGAGGTTggctgctcagctcaccttttCATGCTCAAGGAACACATGTATAAGACtgctttaaatatttattttcttttgttttcgtCGTAGTGCGGCCAGTCGCACCTACAAAGCTGATGGCTGTTATCAGTGCATGGAATGCTAGTGTGCTGTGGAAGTGGGAATATGAAAGCTATACTTCCCTGGCTCTCGTCTGCCAGGTAGAGCTCAGTTctcaaagcaataaaacaaaggTGAGTTACTTTCTCCTTTTATGTTCACCATCTGTTATCTGTGTTTCTCTTCATGTTCATCAAGTTTAACATGTTATagtcattaaaaatgtttttttgggggggggtggtTGTGTCCAGCGCACCTTCACAGGCGTTGGTCTGAGCACGGTGCTTCTTCTGGACCTGTATCCTGATGAGGATTACAGTGTTAAAGTACGCTGTGGTGCCCAGAAGAATTTCTGGAAGTGGGGAAACTGGAGTCAAGCCATTTCTTTCAAAACAAATATTGATGGTAAGGATGCCTTATGAGGTGCCTGTCCCTTTTCACATGCCGTCTTGCATCTGCACTATTTTGTAGTCGTTTAAATCACATGTGCACAGCAAGATGCCAGCTGGTTTGGGACATGTTTTCAAAACCTATTTAAATCCCCAGAAACTtaggtacatttttttctcattaaaatataaCTTCACTTACCACTGTATGCATTCCCTGGGTAGATTATATTGCAACAATTTTTGAcaagttttgacttttttttttttttttttttttttttttttttttttgcatcataGTTCCAGATGCTCCAAATGTGTGGATACATAtcaacaatgacaacactgGACAGATTCTTTGGATGGtatgtttgaaatgtttattattatttgtttgaaTAACATGCAATTCAGCTATGTTTCAGCACACGTTAGATTTTCTGATACATTTTCCCAAATCATATGACTTGTAAATAATATATGCTTatgaataatgttaaataataataataataataatacacatatatCCACTATAAGTAAAtttgattcagcattcacataaATATGGAATAATTTTTCATACGATATAATAATGTACTGGAAATATGAAATTGGAATTTATCCATGTTGTATTCTATTTTTGTTCACGGAAcatattttgtttctttttccatGTAATTGTACAGCATGTACTGTCGGTCACACATGCTTTGAAAAACCCCAATTTATACCCCATGAAACTGGAAATTAACTTAAAACTCTCTTCTTCTTGGCCACTTTCAGCCTCTGACAGCAAGAGAAAGCCACGGTCAGATCACATCTTACGAGGTGACGCTTTGGAGCCCTGAGCAGAACCTGCAGCACACAGAAACCCTTTCTCCCGACACTTTCGAGCTCCCGATCAACCTCACCCAAATAGCTGCCTTCAGCAATGGCAACGAGGTCATGGCAACTGTCCTCGCCAAGAACGCCGCAGGGGCGTCTCCACCTATAAGTGTCATTTTTCCTCTACATGTCGcaggtacagtatgtggtaATCTCTGTCCTATGTTGTGACCACTGATTGTATTGGTCTCATAccatttccatatttttttttcagataagAGTAATATTACTGTGTCGAGGGTCGTTTATATGGACAGAGGTTTCCCTCTGGTCTGGCAGGATGATGCCAACTCCAGCTGTGGTTATGTAGTAGAGTGGCATGACGCCCTCTGCCAGCAGGACTGCCCTGTGGAGTGGCTCAAGCTGGCCATGGGAAAAACAAACGTCTCCATTGAGTCAGGTACTTAGCGTCCAGTGTTTCCCTTAGGACAGCActttatttgtggcagtggtGGCTTTAAGTAATCGttgaatttgcataattggccatgatgcatttgCATATAGTCagtcaaaaacatgaaaagcaaaacaaatatgtttccaACTActaatgaactttcttctgttgcttctttttgttgttcatttatCATCACAAATAAAACTCAGCCGtttgtgagtgcttttagatggggtaGGGGCCCTTCAGCTGTTTGTTCACAAGAGCGAgtcatgctttcatgtcagtctccaaaagactcactttttttcccccccaaaaaaaggtaTCCAGAAGGGGCTGATGACTCGCTAAATGTAGCAATAAAGTCACTATGTTGGTGGGAAGACAAATatagtatttaatatttttgctaCTGATGCTgttgtatttcaataaaaatcAAAGCTAATGTCTCGTTTTCAGCCAACTTCCAGCCGGGTGTGAGGTACAACATCTCCCTGTTTACATGCACATTAGAGCTGCTGCAGCGTTGGCAGGGCTACATGCAAGAGCTGGGTAAGTGTAACAGGTTGACACAGAGACATTTATCATGAACTTGCTTTGACTTTCAAAATACTCCCTTCCATACCCCAGCTCCATCCAGGTCTGTCCCTCAGCTACAAATTAGTCAACAGGACTCTGACGTTATCTTAACATGGGGAGCCATCCCGGAGGTCAGCAGGCGAGGCGACATCCTGGGCTACAATGTTTACATGAGCAATGACTCCCACCTTGTGAAACTAGGTCAATATTGCCCTCTGCTTACAGTCAAAATTAGAGTGCtggaaaaatgtgtgtgtgatgttcaCATTTTCTTACCCATGCTGTCCATCCGTGCGCAGCCAATCTGTTGGGACAAGGAAGCAGGGAGTACATAGTTAAGGCTCTCTCGGAGGGTTCCTATAAATTCACGATCAAAGCCTACACCTCAGCAGGCGAGGACACGGGTGCCACCATCTCCATCACAGTGGAGCCCCTCGGTATGTGCATTGTTAAATATGATTGCGTAGTTATTCATCCTTATGTCTGTACTGATGTCATATATTTTCTCTTCCATCAAGCTGATTGGCTCATCCTGGAAATGCTGGCCTCTCTGGGATGTACAGCTTTATTGCTCGCCATTGTCACCTTCCTTTGCTATAAGAAACGTAAATGGTTAGTGATCATTTCATTGTTTATAGTTACTTATTTGATGACATGCTCTACAATGATATTATATACATGTGATATTTTCCTGTACATTTTGTTCTCTTCAGGGTAAAGACTGCATTCTATCCGGACATCCCTCAGCCTAAACTGAACGATGACTGGACCAGAACACGGGTATGTGTCCGTTTGATATGTCTGACTGCCACATTAGGTACATCAGTACAATCTAAATACATAGAATATAGTACAGTTTCGATTTTTACTAGTGTGGCTGTAGTTTGAAGTGGCgtaaaactgcactgcatcatactgacaaTGTCTAACATTTTACCCCCCCTTCTATTGCTAAATAGGGTATGCAGCACagctaaataaaataattagcaAATCAAAGCCCATCCTTTCTTTTTTAAGGCAGAAATACAACTCTTGTGATCTCATTACATTTTGCAGGAGACATATTATGGTAAACTGACTTTTTATGCACATATTTAGCTCTCTGGAGTGCCTGCCCAATGTACAAGTATGAAATTACACCTTCAAGTAATTTTTAGGTTTGCTGCATATTGTCAGAAAACAAGGTTTTGGTCCTGTTATGACATGACAATAGGGCTAATTTACCAAAATGGGCTGTTTAGAGGGGGTTTCAAGCGTGTAATTGTTGATCCTTGGGGTATCTGGACCGTAGCACAGACATGTTAACACATCTCTGATGTCTTATGTTTGACTGTTGCTCATTTAAGTGTTTGCTCACTGTCCATGACCTGACAGGGACCACTGGATGTGACGCTATCCCCCCACAATATGGTCCATGTTGTGGAAAAGCCACAATTTGACTCAATAAAAGAGGTGCTGGTGGGCATTCCCgaagaggacgaggaggaagaggagcagaTAATACGAGACGAGCCGGTCGACACAGATGAGCCCACCTCATTACACTACTACAACCAAATGATCGATGAGCGTCCCATAAGGCCACGCTTCCCGGACTCCTCTGATTCTTCTGGGTCTTCACTGGACTCGGGACACACTGATGTGACTTATACAGGGATCCAAACTTCAGCGTCATCTTTGGTCTTCCAGACGAGTCAACAGGGCCCCTCCGAGGGCCACCAGGCCAACATGGCTATAAGCGGAGGTGGCTACCGCCCTCAGACGCGATCTACAGCACCTAGCGACGATGCACTTCTGCCGCAATCTTCCCAAGAGCCCCAAGCTGCCTGTTCTGGAGGCTACAAACCCCAGACCTCCTGGCATTTGGACTCGCCTGAGGACTCTGGTGAACGGGACGGCCTGGCACCCCACTTAGGGTCACCCACCTCTGTGGCTTCCACCCAGTTCCTCCTCCCCGACAGCGAGTCCGAGGAGCACCGCGAGGAGAAACGTCAGCACTCATCATCCGCGGCAAGCTGGTTCACCAACCTACTGGCTTCCACAAAACCATGATATCCTGTCATTAGAAGCTGCCCAGCCAACGGGTAGACTTAACACTTATACATTCTTTTCCAGTGACATGCAGCAAACAAGCCTCATAGGCCAAAACCTAATTCCCCATTGGATGTAGCAGTCTGCACATTGACCACAGgtgaaaaatatgaacacatacTTCATTTCCTCATATAGTGGCACTCAACCACAGAGCGTACCAGGCATCTTTTAAGGGTAAGACATTGTTACacatttttcccacaaaaaTAATGAtacttcatcaaaataacacGTATTAGAATATAATATACAcaacataatgtaatatttataatatacacCATTATTATACTAGTATATTGTATTTAGGCTTTCTTATAGTTGTTCTGAACACTTGTTGCTATTTAAACTTCACTGTatacttcagctttacagatgccatatCTGCTGTGCAGGCAGTGAGTGTTATAATGGTATCAGGCACAGTGTAGGTAATTACTGCAACTTAGTGATACTTTTTTTGGATGGTAGAAAAGGACATGCCTGTTTGGGTTAAGGTGTTAATTTGGCTTGGCGATTAACTGTAGCACAGCATCTATTAGAGCAGAGGCCACTATTTGGGGAAATTTGGTACATTTATTGGCTTTCTTCATGTCTCCGGGGGCATTTAGCACAGGCGTAAAGTGGTGTTTCAGTGATGCAGCTTTTAGTTTGTGTTTAATTTTGTGTTACTCATTGTGATGTGAATTTAAATACACTACAAAATGAAACTGAAAGTAGGACCGTTTCAAACCAAACATTTCCAGAGAAGAAACCCTACAAaggaagtgtttttttatgtttaacacGAGTGTAGGGTGTCTGTTACGTTGTCTTTGATTGGCCCTCTCATAAGATTTTGTCAGCTTGATGAGCTATTGTGATCCAGTTGAAACATGCACTTTGTAAGGAGTCATTATTTTACATACAGTCAAGACGTGATTTATTTTATGCTCTGGAATTGTCTGGATGATGATGACACTGATGATATAAGCTAGAACATGAATCCATGTACTGAACAAATGCTATCATGTTAAtttcaaatgtttacatttttttctgtcctcTTTAAATCTGTActttttgtgtaaatatttcacaggccagtcttttttttttttttttttttttttcttgtcacatGTACGTATAATGTTACCTGCTCATCCATGCAAGTATTGAAAGGAACCTTTTGGGAGTTTATGGTGGCATTTAAGTGTAATGCTTCCAGTCACCTTTCGCACACTGTCCAGCTCCTGAGTGTTGTGCATTATGGGGAAAAGACTGGCTCACAGAGAACAGAACAGCAATGTGTGGAAGATATAGTCCCTACTCTACCAATAATGGAATGTTTTTCTTTGGATaaaacatttgctttttttggcATTTCCATATTGCCCCTCATAATACGGCTGAACCAATACCTTTCCAGTCCTCGTGGCAACTTGTCACTTCAGACCTCTGTTTCTCAGTGCCTCCAGCCGACAAGCTTTAAGTACAACTACTGTGACTACATTAACGTGGATGGAACTGGATGATTTTGCTGGTCGACTTCTCAGACGGTCCTTTTTTGACTactgagaaaaatgtaatacCCTTCTCCTTTAAGTGATGCTGTTCTTGTTTTACAAGAAATATTCATTGACCGGATTTAATGTGGATTGTCAAGTTACTGTCCAAGCCAATATGAGATCATATGAAATAgagcaggggttttcaaagtgtgaccaCCGCCGTGGTGGTGGTGCAGCACCTTGAGAAGAATcaggaaaaatatatttttccaacCTGCTAAGCTAAATTCAGTTATGGTTAAAGGCAAAATTAAATGATGTTTAGTTCCTACATTGAGCGAGTAAACAGAGTCTGGGTTGAGAAGAAAAGaccacaaaatatgctccagaaaatcagtttttcatCAAGTGCGGCAGGCTCCAACTGTATTATTTTCTCTAAAGGGaaggccacactttgaaaaccgctGAAATAGAGGATGTAGTTTTAAGAATTTAAACATGGCTGGACATTGTTTtccctttttaaagtcatgctgAGTGTGTTGCTAGCTTTTATGATGGTTTGTGTCAACAGTCTCTCTATGGTTTATACTAAACTTTGCTGACACAGGAAACTATATTGTTTAACCAATACTTACTGGTGACAAG
Encoded proteins:
- the lifra gene encoding LIF receptor subunit alpha a, whose protein sequence is MLQLHASCRPVWLICGLLGLSVVHTHAQNVLTVPQQVSLSPNMKMQQIAISWLGGGATMFDVMILRTELNQTVFYDTLPVTVNQATGRYEWNWTSTEPLQCTSLSIRIRSREGQAMSEWSETQIHQGNDLPTNVKFQLYPQDRVVTAGGSTTFCCIVAEGRLFGSIRYGNTIMNATRLSRRSYGFTADDQVPTNRTGTNVICQDSLDKTKLSGTVVFVGYPPLLSDFLCETHDLTSAVCQWKEVRDTRLYRKRGTIFSLNNRKCAEATVQEWFRMCSVAQWEGNWTLEAVNPLGVYRMSDSAEIWHRVRPVAPTKLMAVISAWNASVLWKWEYESYTSLALVCQVELSSQSNKTKRTFTGVGLSTVLLLDLYPDEDYSVKVRCGAQKNFWKWGNWSQAISFKTNIDVPDAPNVWIHINNDNTGQILWMPLTARESHGQITSYEVTLWSPEQNLQHTETLSPDTFELPINLTQIAAFSNGNEVMATVLAKNAAGASPPISVIFPLHVADKSNITVSRVVYMDRGFPLVWQDDANSSCGYVVEWHDALCQQDCPVEWLKLAMGKTNVSIESANFQPGVRYNISLFTCTLELLQRWQGYMQELAPSRSVPQLQISQQDSDVILTWGAIPEVSRRGDILGYNVYMSNDSHLVKLANLLGQGSREYIVKALSEGSYKFTIKAYTSAGEDTGATISITVEPLADWLILEMLASLGCTALLLAIVTFLCYKKRKWVKTAFYPDIPQPKLNDDWTRTRGPLDVTLSPHNMVHVVEKPQFDSIKEVLVGIPEEDEEEEEQIIRDEPVDTDEPTSLHYYNQMIDERPIRPRFPDSSDSSGSSLDSGHTDVTYTGIQTSASSLVFQTSQQGPSEGHQANMAISGGGYRPQTRSTAPSDDALLPQSSQEPQAACSGGYKPQTSWHLDSPEDSGERDGLAPHLGSPTSVASTQFLLPDSESEEHREEKRQHSSSAASWFTNLLASTKP